A single Pseudodesulfovibrio aespoeensis Aspo-2 DNA region contains:
- the fliD gene encoding flagellar filament capping protein FliD → MGYVSSLSSDVISYQTVSLSGEVTFAGLGNGTDFEEIIEATISGESYRKEAYEADKEETEYIIDLLEQLDTELQTLSETLEDMGSFLVQDAVCSGDGVEATITGEAATGSHTVIVGQVAQGDVWAFTDLGYASSDETVTTTATTLELTYAGETISIDIAAGTTLDGLVSTVNSSASARDKVTASLVNDGSNYYFVLTGADTGADNAVTVADTGDLTGWDASGFTNTQTACNARLKVDGFPTGADSWIQRSTNTIDDVITGMTLELTDTTGDDGLRITVGVDTDAIVEQVEDFVTAMNEIIYTMQVLTGRVEGDDEDSYTVDNYAMDLMYSQIKNTLSSGVLGFARYTEEDGGDVYNALSQIGISTNDDEGSDSFGQLLLDTDELSEALANDPKAVASLFSTSFTGESDSDDFIVNSVIKGMTPAGEHTVEYTVENGVLVSASIDGQEASIDGEWSIVGTGSKSVGLSITVTNQTDGTHSGTARVKQGKIDQLIDDLAAMTSADSGTLTILIENYKERLTSLDNQIYNEEKRLDQLGISLTRKYAALDAILSEYSSLATTLESLLESLSS, encoded by the coding sequence ATGGGATACGTTTCATCACTGTCGTCCGATGTTATCTCGTACCAGACAGTTTCCCTGTCCGGCGAGGTCACTTTTGCCGGACTGGGCAACGGCACGGACTTCGAGGAGATCATCGAAGCCACCATTTCAGGTGAGAGCTACAGGAAGGAAGCCTACGAGGCGGACAAGGAGGAGACCGAGTACATCATCGACCTCCTGGAGCAGCTCGACACCGAATTGCAGACCCTGAGCGAGACCCTTGAGGACATGGGCAGCTTTTTGGTCCAGGACGCCGTGTGCAGCGGCGACGGCGTTGAGGCAACCATAACCGGCGAGGCCGCCACAGGCTCGCACACGGTGATCGTTGGCCAGGTCGCCCAGGGCGATGTCTGGGCGTTCACCGACCTGGGCTATGCCTCTTCGGACGAGACTGTCACAACCACGGCCACCACCCTGGAGCTGACCTACGCGGGCGAGACCATCTCTATCGATATCGCCGCTGGCACTACCTTGGATGGGCTCGTCAGCACGGTCAACTCCAGTGCCTCGGCGCGCGACAAGGTCACGGCCAGTCTGGTCAACGACGGCTCCAACTATTATTTCGTGCTCACGGGGGCGGACACCGGCGCGGACAACGCCGTGACCGTGGCCGACACCGGAGATCTCACCGGCTGGGACGCCTCGGGATTCACCAACACCCAGACGGCCTGCAACGCACGTCTGAAGGTGGACGGCTTTCCCACCGGTGCGGACAGCTGGATCCAACGCTCCACCAATACTATCGACGATGTGATCACGGGCATGACCCTCGAACTCACGGACACCACCGGGGACGACGGGCTGCGCATCACCGTGGGTGTGGACACGGACGCCATCGTCGAGCAGGTCGAGGACTTTGTCACCGCCATGAACGAGATCATCTACACCATGCAGGTGCTCACCGGGCGGGTCGAGGGCGACGACGAGGACTCGTACACCGTGGACAACTACGCCATGGACCTGATGTACAGCCAGATCAAGAACACCCTCTCGTCCGGCGTGCTCGGATTCGCCCGGTATACAGAAGAAGACGGCGGCGACGTGTACAACGCCCTCTCGCAGATAGGCATCTCGACCAATGACGACGAGGGGTCGGATTCCTTTGGCCAGCTGTTGCTCGACACGGACGAGTTGAGCGAGGCCCTGGCCAACGATCCCAAAGCCGTGGCCAGCCTCTTCTCCACCAGCTTTACGGGCGAGTCGGACAGTGACGACTTCATCGTCAACTCGGTCATCAAGGGCATGACCCCGGCGGGCGAGCACACCGTGGAATACACCGTGGAGAACGGGGTGCTGGTCTCGGCGTCCATCGACGGCCAGGAGGCGAGCATCGACGGGGAGTGGAGCATTGTGGGCACCGGATCGAAATCCGTCGGCCTGAGCATCACCGTCACGAACCAGACCGATGGGACGCACTCCGGGACCGCGCGGGTCAAGCAGGGCAAGATCGACCAACTCATCGACGACCTCGCAGCCATGACCAGCGCGGATAGCGGCACCCTGACCATCCTCATCGAGAACTACAAGGAGCGGCTGACCAGCCTCGACAATCAGATATACAACGAGGAAAAGCGGCTTGATCAGCTTGGAATATCGCTGACCCGCAAATACGCGGCTCTGGACGCCATCCTGAGCGAGTATTCGTCCTTGGCGACCACGTTGGAGAGCCTGCTGGAGTCCCTCAGCTCGTAA
- a CDS encoding sensor histidine kinase, translating into MKITRLYLKIFFAFVAVLVAAEAVVFGFVLSMKMHPPFFRDSLERVMVIDMLVERELADAPTTPDAVNSRIKPLLDVLAAGFHGDIWLTDDRGAPVSASFDGPPPDVEDDLVSVNLKAPEGVRFFLVENREFRSVYLDSEISLHDGTAMTVHVLYAKRPPREEEWFLKGLILLTCLGALFIIPVSQRITRPILKLAETAERLGQGDFSRRVEEKGHDEVAVLARKFNRMAGRLEKMVLSGRELTAQLSHELRSPLARMRISLQMIMERAESGQGADNTKLLTGMRDEIEHMDELIGRMLDLSKLDLREPPPRTDSVDVAGLLRELLGHYRPMIDRRSIHIEADLAEAPRLLCQAINLRSLMDNVLGNAIKYTGDQGMVALWLRLEGTTLLVRISNSHAPLSEEELTAMFIPFHRLGRGSETGSGLGLATAQRIVTMHDGSIEASNGHLPDGGECLTITITLPLS; encoded by the coding sequence GTGAAGATAACACGCCTCTACCTCAAGATATTCTTCGCCTTCGTGGCCGTGCTGGTGGCTGCCGAGGCCGTGGTCTTCGGGTTTGTGCTCTCCATGAAGATGCACCCGCCCTTTTTTCGCGACTCCCTGGAACGGGTCATGGTCATCGACATGCTGGTGGAGCGCGAACTTGCGGATGCGCCGACCACGCCAGACGCCGTCAACTCGCGGATCAAACCGCTGCTGGACGTGCTGGCCGCAGGCTTTCACGGCGACATCTGGCTGACAGACGACCGTGGCGCACCGGTCAGCGCCTCCTTTGACGGCCCGCCACCGGACGTCGAGGACGACCTCGTTTCCGTCAACCTCAAGGCTCCTGAGGGCGTGCGCTTCTTCCTGGTGGAGAACCGGGAGTTCCGCTCGGTCTACCTGGACTCGGAGATATCCCTGCACGACGGCACGGCCATGACCGTCCATGTCCTCTATGCCAAGCGCCCGCCGCGCGAGGAGGAATGGTTCCTCAAGGGACTGATCCTGCTCACCTGTCTGGGCGCGCTGTTCATCATCCCGGTGTCGCAGCGCATCACCCGGCCCATCCTCAAGCTGGCCGAAACCGCCGAGCGGCTCGGCCAGGGGGATTTCTCGCGCCGGGTGGAGGAAAAGGGACACGACGAGGTGGCCGTGCTGGCGCGCAAGTTCAACCGCATGGCGGGCCGCCTGGAAAAAATGGTCCTGAGCGGCAGGGAGCTGACCGCCCAGCTCTCCCACGAACTGCGCAGCCCCCTGGCGCGGATGCGCATCTCGCTGCAGATGATCATGGAGCGGGCCGAGAGCGGTCAGGGCGCGGACAACACCAAGCTCCTGACCGGCATGCGCGACGAGATAGAGCACATGGACGAGCTCATCGGCAGGATGCTCGACCTCTCCAAGCTCGACCTGCGCGAGCCGCCGCCGCGCACGGACTCCGTGGATGTGGCCGGGCTGCTGCGTGAGCTTCTGGGCCACTACAGGCCGATGATCGACCGGCGCAGCATCCACATCGAGGCGGACCTGGCCGAAGCGCCCCGGCTCCTGTGTCAGGCCATCAACCTCAGGAGCCTCATGGACAACGTGCTCGGCAACGCCATCAAGTACACCGGCGACCAGGGCATGGTCGCCCTCTGGCTGCGCCTTGAGGGGACTACCCTGCTGGTGCGCATCAGCAACTCGCACGCTCCCCTTTCCGAGGAGGAACTGACGGCCATGTTCATCCCCTTCCACCGCCTGGGTCGCGGCAGCGAGACCGGTTCCGGCCTGGGACTGGCCACGGCCCAGCGCATCGTGACCATGCACGACGGGAGCATCGAGGCGTCCAACGGCCACCTCCCGGACGGCGGGGAGTGCCTGACCATCACCATAACCTTGCCTCTGTCCTAG
- a CDS encoding response regulator, which produces MADNGDILIIDDDDKLCALLTEYLEGYGFKVRTLPSGDGAVEAVGRDTPSLVILDVMMPGRNGLDVLRDIRAGSKVPVIMLTAKGEDTDRIVGLELGADDYMPKPFNPRELLARIKAVLRRAETVGTSGGAPSAAQRAVLVEAGGLALNVSRHVLLVDEDELELSATEFRLLRALMENPDTALTRDELMSLAWGRDFSAYDRSIDVHVSKLRSLLRPYAGHDKRIRTVWGTGYMFVGTP; this is translated from the coding sequence ATGGCAGACAATGGCGACATCCTGATCATCGACGACGATGACAAGCTTTGCGCACTCCTGACCGAGTATCTGGAAGGATACGGGTTCAAGGTGCGGACCCTGCCCTCGGGCGACGGAGCGGTCGAGGCCGTGGGCCGGGACACGCCAAGCCTGGTCATTCTCGACGTGATGATGCCAGGCCGCAACGGGCTTGACGTGCTGCGCGACATCCGGGCCGGATCAAAGGTGCCGGTGATCATGCTCACGGCCAAAGGCGAGGACACCGACCGCATAGTGGGCCTTGAGCTTGGCGCAGACGATTACATGCCAAAGCCCTTCAACCCCCGCGAGCTGCTGGCCAGGATCAAGGCCGTGCTCCGACGGGCCGAGACGGTCGGCACATCCGGGGGAGCTCCCTCCGCCGCCCAGCGGGCCGTCCTGGTCGAGGCGGGCGGGCTGGCCCTCAACGTCTCCCGCCATGTGCTGCTGGTGGACGAAGACGAGTTGGAGCTCTCGGCCACCGAGTTCCGCCTGCTCCGGGCGCTCATGGAGAATCCCGACACGGCCCTGACCCGCGACGAACTCATGAGCCTGGCCTGGGGCCGTGATTTCTCGGCCTATGACCGGAGCATTGACGTGCACGTCAGTAAGCTGCGCTCGCTGCTGCGGCCCTATGCGGGGCACGACAAACGCATCAGGACCGTGTGGGGCACCGGCTACATGTTCGTGGGGACGCCGTGA
- a CDS encoding efflux transporter outer membrane subunit yields MQHSLSKSEPVTASLPAFLVASPMLVILVLAILVLTTLTAGCTLFRPDPRDAMEPVLPQGYALYSDEPQATARWWREFGNKELDALVEEGLNANLDIGAAWGRLRQARASAVQSGADAYPSLDGTADYSHTHSGGSSKRDATSESHSVGLSAGYEVDFWGRVEAVATSGQLDSEASREDLNTAAMTVAGEIVSRWMRIQSNRQKKHILHEQIEANQTYLELVELRFRNSLATALDVYQQRENVERVKAELPPVESEEQLLLHELALLLGRPAGSIRVADAPLPGLASLPGLGLPADLLASRPDIRSAGLDLRSADWAVAAARADRLPAVTLGGTAAYSGAQLATLFNNWMFSLAASVVGPIFDGGYRVAEVEKARGVVDERLAVYKGAVLTAFKEVEDALAQEKWQQRYIEARQSQIAAARVNLSEALSRYRQGLDDYLPVLTALFTVQELEVSEVDDQADLLLYRVALHRALGGTWTDDLVQPAGSESGSAVESGADQAGQRQTNG; encoded by the coding sequence TTGCAACATTCATTGTCCAAGTCCGAGCCGGTCACGGCGAGCCTGCCTGCCTTTCTGGTCGCCTCCCCGATGCTCGTCATTCTGGTGCTCGCCATTCTGGTGCTCACCACCCTGACCGCCGGGTGTACGCTGTTCCGGCCAGATCCGCGCGACGCTATGGAACCTGTCCTGCCGCAAGGCTACGCCCTGTATTCGGACGAACCGCAGGCCACGGCCCGGTGGTGGCGGGAGTTCGGCAACAAGGAGCTTGACGCGCTGGTGGAGGAGGGGCTGAACGCCAACCTCGACATCGGCGCGGCCTGGGGCCGGTTGCGTCAGGCCCGGGCCTCGGCGGTGCAGTCCGGGGCGGACGCCTATCCCAGCCTGGACGGCACAGCGGACTACTCCCACACCCACAGCGGCGGGAGCAGCAAGCGCGACGCCACCAGCGAGAGCCATTCGGTGGGGTTGAGCGCCGGATACGAGGTGGATTTCTGGGGTCGGGTCGAGGCCGTGGCCACGTCCGGGCAGCTCGACAGCGAGGCCAGCCGGGAAGACTTGAACACTGCAGCCATGACCGTGGCCGGGGAGATCGTCTCCAGGTGGATGCGGATACAGAGCAACCGGCAGAAAAAACACATACTACACGAGCAGATCGAGGCCAACCAGACCTATCTCGAACTCGTAGAGCTTCGGTTCAGGAACTCTCTGGCCACGGCTCTTGACGTGTACCAGCAGCGGGAGAATGTCGAGCGGGTCAAGGCGGAGCTGCCGCCGGTCGAATCCGAGGAGCAACTCCTGCTGCACGAGTTGGCCCTGCTGCTTGGACGGCCCGCCGGGTCGATCCGGGTGGCGGACGCCCCGCTGCCAGGGCTGGCGTCGCTGCCGGGGCTCGGCCTGCCAGCCGATCTTCTGGCCAGCCGGCCCGACATCCGCTCGGCAGGGCTTGATCTGCGGTCCGCCGACTGGGCCGTAGCCGCGGCCAGGGCCGACCGGCTGCCCGCGGTAACTCTGGGTGGCACGGCCGCCTACTCCGGGGCACAGCTCGCCACCCTCTTCAACAACTGGATGTTCTCCCTGGCCGCCTCGGTGGTGGGGCCGATCTTTGACGGCGGCTACCGCGTGGCGGAAGTGGAAAAGGCTCGCGGCGTGGTGGACGAGCGGCTGGCCGTCTACAAGGGCGCGGTCTTGACCGCCTTCAAGGAGGTGGAGGACGCCCTGGCCCAGGAAAAATGGCAGCAGCGGTACATTGAGGCCCGACAGTCCCAGATCGCAGCCGCCCGCGTCAACCTGAGCGAGGCTCTTTCGCGCTACAGGCAGGGGCTGGACGACTACTTGCCCGTGCTCACCGCGCTGTTCACCGTGCAGGAGCTTGAGGTGTCCGAAGTGGACGATCAAGCGGACCTGCTCCTTTACCGGGTGGCCCTGCACCGCGCCCTGGGCGGTACCTGGACCGACGATCTCGTGCAGCCTGCGGGCAGCGAATCGGGGAGCGCCGTGGAATCTGGTGCCGACCAGGCCGGACAACGTCAAACCAACGGATAA
- a CDS encoding efflux RND transporter periplasmic adaptor subunit, with protein MNTVSSRIKRSFRLKAVIPAIIVILAAAGGFSMIATAPRAAKAPPETAAPAVTTGVFGRGVQQVTVSVMGTVKAAREVSLKSRVSGEIVSVSNAYVPGGMFASGEEMLRIDPQDYELNLREIRAGVTEAEYDLKVEQGYQNVAGREWSLLKESSNGSEEEAELALRKPHLEKAVADLEAARAKLDQARLDLARTSITAPFPAVVKDKSADLGAMVAEQEALATIACTDEFWVEASIPVDRLGWITLPAGDAPGSAATVIGGGVDSAARREGRVIRLLPALEDEGRMARILISIPDPLNLAGTPGVTPLLLGSYVTVLVDGGQLDDAIAIPRTAFRDNGRIWVMAEDGTLDIRTVTTAWRDTQSVILTQGLEEGEQVVLSSLSAPVQGMRLSAVETVRPADPMDSGADTDANTDAGMNGQPKDGERHE; from the coding sequence ATGAACACTGTATCTTCCAGAATCAAACGCTCCTTCCGCCTCAAGGCGGTCATACCCGCTATTATCGTGATCCTGGCCGCTGCCGGGGGCTTCTCCATGATCGCCACCGCGCCGCGTGCAGCCAAGGCGCCGCCGGAAACCGCGGCCCCGGCGGTCACCACCGGGGTTTTTGGCAGGGGGGTGCAGCAGGTCACGGTGTCGGTCATGGGCACAGTCAAGGCCGCCCGCGAGGTCAGCCTCAAGTCGCGCGTGTCAGGCGAGATCGTGTCCGTGAGCAACGCCTATGTGCCGGGCGGCATGTTCGCCAGTGGCGAGGAGATGCTGCGCATCGATCCCCAGGATTACGAGCTGAACCTGCGCGAGATCAGGGCCGGGGTGACCGAGGCCGAATATGACCTCAAGGTGGAGCAGGGCTACCAGAACGTGGCCGGGCGCGAGTGGAGCCTGCTTAAGGAATCGTCCAACGGCTCCGAGGAAGAGGCCGAACTGGCGTTGCGCAAGCCGCATCTCGAAAAGGCCGTGGCCGATCTCGAAGCGGCCAGGGCCAAGCTCGATCAGGCCCGGCTCGATCTGGCGCGGACGAGCATCACCGCCCCGTTCCCCGCCGTGGTCAAGGATAAAAGCGCGGACCTCGGGGCCATGGTCGCCGAGCAGGAGGCCCTGGCCACCATCGCCTGCACCGATGAATTCTGGGTCGAGGCGTCCATCCCGGTGGACCGGCTTGGTTGGATCACGCTCCCTGCCGGAGATGCGCCGGGTTCGGCGGCCACGGTCATCGGCGGCGGCGTGGACAGCGCGGCGCGGCGCGAGGGGCGGGTCATCCGGCTGCTGCCCGCCCTGGAGGACGAGGGGCGCATGGCGCGCATCCTCATCTCCATCCCCGACCCGCTTAACCTGGCGGGTACGCCGGGCGTCACGCCGTTGCTGCTCGGTTCCTACGTCACGGTGCTGGTGGACGGCGGCCAGCTCGATGATGCCATAGCCATTCCCCGGACAGCCTTCAGGGACAACGGCAGGATATGGGTGATGGCCGAGGACGGCACCCTGGATATCCGCACCGTGACCACGGCATGGCGCGACACGCAGTCGGTCATTCTGACCCAGGGCCTGGAAGAGGGCGAGCAAGTGGTCCTTTCCTCCTTGTCCGCCCCGGTCCAGGGCATGCGGCTGAGCGCGGTGGAAACCGTGCGGCCCGCAGACCCGATGGACAGCGGCGCGGACACCGACGCGAACACCGATGCGGGCATGAATGGGCAACCAAAGGACGGTGAAAGACATGAATAG
- a CDS encoding efflux RND transporter permease subunit: protein MNSQEQPQRGPLAWMAGNSVAANLFMVVLLVGGLILALQIRQEVFPEFSEDQVTISVSYPGASPEEVEQGVTLAIEQAVQGIDGVKEVTSTSSEGASNVVVEALEGANLHTLSQDVKSEVDRISSFPDEAEDPVIAASSHKHSVLSIMVYGDQDQLVLRELADQLRDELISDTRITQTELSEVSGLQITVEVSQARLRAHGLTLDNVADRLRDASVDMPGGGVKTESGEVLVRMKERRSYARDFALTPVVTGSDGTTVLLEDIAEVVEGVEDTDIITTYNGMPAVRVDVYRVGDQTPITVSEAARERLASFVLGLPRGVHADVLDDNSEVFTQRMELLLNNGYLGLALVFVLLALFLEPRIAFWVAMGIPVSFLGSFLILSSLGVSVNMISMFAFLIALGIVVDDAIVVGENIHTLRQSGMPPLKASIEGVRQIAMPVVFSVLTNIVAFMPLLFIPGTMGKIMYCIPVVVIAVFAISLIESLFILPAHLAHLKAGRPSRAMAWVAVRQQRISAGLLDFIQNVYRPLLDWCVTWRYATIAVGVALLLLCGAYVASGRIGMILMPKAESDYAYVTAELPYGSAVASSIAVRDTLLAAADQVIAEYGGEHLAKGIFSKIGGEGRDFSGSHVVKAQIYLTGADVRPITTEEFVSKWREVVGVIPGLQSITFESDRGGPGAGSSLELQLSHSDVTTLETAADELAEALSFFPNAKDIDTGYTPGKPQLDFTIRAEGQSLGLTAQEVASQVRAAYYGTEVLRQQRGRNEIKVVVRRPESERVSEFDLEEFMIRTPDGTEVPLREVVNIERGRAYTAVKHVNGRRALTVAADITPREDSNKVLAEVLAETMPALKAAHPGLTHALDGRQQDMSEGTASLMSGLMLAMLAIYALLAIPFKSYIQPVVIMICIPFGAVGAIIGHIAMGCPISLNSLLGIVALSGVVVNDSLVFINHANEQRRLGRCAHDAVLDAGTSRFRPIMLTTLTTFGGLAPMILETSMQAAFLIPMAISLGFGILFATVITLVLVPSLYMILEDVHDAALRLWRRAVPSKESAAPAGGASLNTQQ, encoded by the coding sequence ATGAATAGCCAGGAACAACCCCAGCGCGGCCCTCTGGCCTGGATGGCTGGCAATTCCGTGGCCGCCAACCTGTTCATGGTGGTCCTGCTGGTGGGCGGTCTGATTCTCGCTTTGCAGATCCGCCAAGAGGTCTTTCCGGAATTCAGCGAGGATCAGGTCACCATATCCGTGTCCTATCCTGGCGCGAGTCCCGAGGAGGTGGAGCAGGGCGTCACCCTGGCCATCGAGCAGGCCGTGCAGGGGATCGACGGCGTCAAGGAGGTCACCTCCACGTCCAGTGAGGGGGCGTCGAACGTCGTTGTCGAGGCCTTGGAGGGCGCGAATCTGCACACTCTCTCCCAGGATGTGAAGAGCGAGGTGGACCGCATCTCGTCCTTTCCCGACGAGGCCGAGGACCCGGTCATCGCAGCGTCCTCCCACAAGCACAGCGTGCTCTCGATCATGGTCTATGGCGATCAGGACCAGTTGGTGCTGCGCGAACTGGCCGACCAGTTGCGCGACGAGTTGATCAGCGACACGCGCATTACCCAGACCGAACTCTCCGAGGTGAGCGGCCTGCAGATCACGGTGGAGGTGTCCCAGGCCAGGCTGCGCGCCCACGGCCTGACGCTGGACAATGTGGCCGACAGGCTGCGCGACGCCTCGGTGGACATGCCCGGCGGGGGCGTCAAGACCGAATCGGGCGAGGTGCTCGTCAGGATGAAGGAACGGCGGAGCTATGCGCGTGATTTCGCCCTCACACCCGTGGTCACGGGCAGCGACGGGACCACGGTGCTGCTCGAGGACATTGCCGAGGTGGTCGAGGGGGTCGAGGATACCGACATCATCACCACCTACAACGGCATGCCCGCCGTGCGCGTGGATGTCTACCGGGTGGGTGATCAGACGCCGATCACGGTTTCGGAGGCCGCCCGCGAGCGGCTGGCTTCCTTTGTTCTGGGGTTGCCCCGCGGCGTGCATGCGGATGTGCTCGACGACAATTCCGAGGTCTTCACCCAGCGCATGGAACTGCTTCTGAACAACGGCTATCTGGGGCTGGCCCTGGTCTTTGTCCTGCTCGCACTGTTTCTTGAGCCAAGGATCGCCTTTTGGGTGGCCATGGGCATTCCCGTGTCCTTCCTTGGCTCGTTCCTCATCCTGTCCAGTCTCGGTGTCAGTGTGAACATGATCAGCATGTTCGCCTTCCTCATCGCACTGGGCATTGTGGTGGACGACGCCATCGTGGTGGGCGAGAACATCCATACCCTGCGCCAGAGCGGCATGCCGCCTCTCAAGGCGTCCATCGAGGGAGTCAGGCAGATCGCCATGCCCGTGGTCTTCAGCGTGCTGACCAACATTGTGGCCTTCATGCCCCTGCTCTTCATCCCCGGCACCATGGGCAAGATCATGTACTGCATCCCGGTGGTGGTCATCGCGGTGTTCGCGATCTCGCTCATCGAGAGTCTGTTCATTCTCCCGGCCCACCTGGCGCACCTAAAGGCGGGCCGTCCCTCGCGGGCCATGGCCTGGGTCGCCGTCCGCCAGCAGCGCATCAGCGCCGGGCTGCTCGACTTCATCCAGAATGTCTACCGTCCTCTTCTGGACTGGTGCGTGACCTGGCGGTACGCCACCATCGCCGTTGGTGTCGCTCTGCTGCTGTTGTGCGGGGCCTATGTCGCCAGTGGTCGCATCGGGATGATCCTGATGCCCAAGGCTGAATCCGACTACGCCTACGTCACGGCGGAGCTGCCCTATGGCTCGGCTGTGGCCAGCTCCATCGCTGTGCGCGACACGCTCCTGGCCGCAGCCGATCAAGTGATCGCCGAGTACGGCGGCGAGCATCTGGCCAAGGGCATCTTCTCCAAGATCGGCGGCGAGGGGCGCGATTTCTCCGGCAGTCATGTGGTCAAGGCGCAGATATACCTGACCGGGGCGGATGTGCGGCCCATCACCACCGAAGAGTTCGTGAGCAAGTGGCGCGAGGTCGTGGGCGTGATCCCCGGCCTGCAATCCATCACCTTCGAATCTGACCGGGGCGGACCGGGCGCTGGCAGCTCCCTTGAGCTGCAACTGAGCCACAGCGACGTGACCACTCTGGAGACCGCTGCCGACGAACTGGCCGAGGCCCTGAGTTTCTTCCCCAACGCCAAGGACATCGACACCGGCTACACGCCCGGCAAGCCGCAACTCGACTTCACCATCCGGGCCGAGGGCCAGAGCCTGGGGCTGACCGCCCAGGAGGTGGCGTCCCAGGTGCGCGCGGCCTATTACGGCACCGAGGTGCTGCGCCAGCAACGGGGCCGCAACGAGATCAAGGTGGTGGTGCGCAGGCCCGAGAGCGAGCGGGTGTCCGAGTTCGACCTGGAGGAGTTCATGATCCGCACCCCCGATGGGACTGAAGTGCCCTTGCGCGAGGTGGTGAACATTGAGCGGGGCCGAGCCTACACGGCGGTAAAGCATGTCAACGGGCGCAGGGCGCTGACTGTTGCGGCGGACATCACCCCGCGTGAGGACAGTAACAAGGTTCTGGCCGAGGTGCTGGCCGAGACCATGCCCGCCCTCAAGGCGGCCCATCCCGGACTGACCCATGCCCTGGACGGGCGCCAGCAGGACATGAGCGAAGGCACGGCGAGCCTCATGTCCGGCCTGATGCTGGCCATGCTCGCCATCTACGCGCTGCTTGCCATCCCGTTCAAGAGCTATATCCAGCCGGTGGTGATCATGATCTGCATCCCGTTCGGCGCTGTGGGGGCCATTATCGGGCACATCGCCATGGGCTGCCCCATCAGCCTGAACAGCCTGCTCGGCATCGTCGCCCTGTCGGGCGTGGTGGTCAACGACTCCTTGGTCTTCATCAACCACGCCAACGAGCAGCGCAGGCTGGGCCGCTGCGCCCACGACGCTGTGCTCGACGCGGGCACGTCCCGGTTCAGGCCCATCATGCTGACCACCCTGACCACCTTCGGCGGGCTGGCCCCCATGATTCTGGAGACATCCATGCAGGCCGCCTTCCTGATTCCCATGGCCATCTCCCTTGGTTTTGGCATCCTCTTCGCCACCGTGATCACCTTGGTGCTGGTGCCATCCCTGTACATGATCCTTGAAGACGTTCACGACGCGGCCCTGCGTCTGTGGAGGCGCGCCGTTCCCTCGAAGGAGAGCGCGGCACCTGCGGGCGGGGCTTCCCTCAACACTCAACAATGA